A single region of the Marinobacter salinus genome encodes:
- a CDS encoding amino acid ABC transporter permease, producing MNSLFTPLSWNDTGFILTGVMNTVTISVVAIVLGTLLGLVVGFTRAESSKLVNTLFGGVLDILRSVPLIIQLILFSTFVGAIGYPLDPFVAGSIILSLYTMAFMSEVFRSGFESVHQSMRTSARSLGMTYWQTIFYIRLPIGLRAVFPSWLGVSLSVIKDSALVSVIGYMELLRTSDQLISRTQQPLEILIGVGIFYFIISYPLSSYGRYVERKMAI from the coding sequence ATGAACTCCTTATTCACGCCTCTGTCCTGGAACGATACGGGTTTTATCCTGACCGGTGTCATGAATACGGTGACCATATCGGTCGTGGCGATAGTGTTGGGAACACTGTTGGGCCTGGTCGTGGGTTTTACGCGTGCTGAAAGTAGCAAGCTCGTCAACACACTGTTTGGTGGTGTGCTGGATATACTCAGAAGTGTACCGCTGATTATTCAGCTCATTCTGTTCTCAACCTTTGTTGGCGCGATTGGGTACCCACTAGATCCGTTTGTCGCTGGCTCCATCATTCTTTCGCTTTATACCATGGCCTTCATGAGCGAAGTTTTCCGTAGTGGCTTCGAAAGCGTGCATCAGTCCATGCGGACATCAGCCCGCTCACTGGGCATGACATACTGGCAAACCATTTTCTACATTCGTTTACCCATTGGTTTGCGAGCAGTCTTCCCTTCCTGGTTGGGCGTTTCCCTGAGTGTCATCAAAGACTCGGCTCTGGTCTCTGTTATTGGTTACATGGAACTGCTGCGCACGTCCGACCAGCTCATCTCCCGTACCCAGCAACCACTGGAGATTCTGATCGGTGTTGGTATCTTTTACTTTATTATTTCATACCCCTTATCGTCATATGGTCGGTATGTTGAGAGGAAAATGGCAATATGA
- a CDS encoding amino acid ABC transporter ATP-binding protein: MISIQNVHKSFGDLEVLKGVSLDVDKGEVVSIIGGSGSGKSTLLYCINAIENIQKGKIIVDDIDVHSKETNKDKLRQKLGMVFQQWNSFPHMTVLENAALAPRIVKKMSKEEAIEIAKKELEHVGLGDKFDVYPTKMSGGQQQRLAIARALAMKPDYMLFDEVTSALDPELVGEVLDTLRLLAEEGMTMICVTHEMSFARDVSDRVAYFHEGIIAEIGEAKQVITDPQNPLTQKFLSKVR; encoded by the coding sequence ATGATTAGTATCCAGAATGTCCATAAATCCTTTGGTGATCTTGAAGTTCTTAAAGGCGTCAGTCTGGATGTCGACAAGGGCGAAGTCGTGAGCATTATCGGTGGCTCCGGCAGCGGCAAATCAACCCTGTTGTATTGCATCAATGCCATCGAGAATATCCAGAAAGGCAAAATCATCGTTGATGATATTGATGTTCATAGCAAAGAGACCAATAAGGATAAGCTACGCCAGAAACTGGGCATGGTCTTTCAGCAGTGGAACTCTTTTCCTCATATGACCGTGCTGGAAAATGCGGCGCTTGCTCCCCGAATCGTCAAAAAAATGAGCAAGGAAGAAGCGATTGAAATCGCCAAGAAGGAACTCGAGCATGTTGGCCTGGGTGATAAATTTGATGTCTACCCGACTAAAATGTCCGGGGGGCAACAGCAACGCCTGGCGATTGCCCGCGCCCTTGCCATGAAACCCGACTACATGCTTTTTGATGAGGTTACATCCGCCCTTGACCCCGAACTGGTGGGAGAGGTTCTGGATACCTTGCGCCTGTTGGCGGAAGAGGGAATGACCATGATCTGCGTAACCCATGAAATGAGCTTCGCGCGTGATGTGTCCGATCGCGTGGCTTACTTTCACGAAGGAATTATTGCTGAGATTGGTGAGGCCAAACAGGTTATTACCGACCCGCAAAACCCGCTAACCCAGAAGTTTCTTTCAAAAGTACGCTGA
- a CDS encoding diguanylate cyclase, which produces MSISAKTTALILLMGILLSFSAFFIQRSVIYPAFHDIEVDYAKDNIDRVIGRLEAQREIIDATVYDWTAWDDTYSFIRTGNPDYIASNLYPDTFLNFGFDVALFLNLAGEPVWGGVFDFSSEDGYVNLTETHLDGIVSAIGGYRERIDFGDSIENQSASGVVLVDEIPVLFAMRPIVRSDGTGPHAGYVVFGQFLRDGLIDRFSEQLVQDFSIEPVSESGGSEDPGDYTLDVIDQASLSASKIYSINGTPSLRATAIMPRNITELGREITQFGIVLLVLLCGFFAAALLLLFRRIVVKPIMSLRADISNISNGMDYSFRSSIRNNDEIGALSREFNSMLATIEANNMELLWLNTELTLKHQKVLEVQGDLQEANAELKRLSEHDPLTGLSNRLALEKKLKQAWEILCRTGDPLSVILVDIDFFKLYNDRYGHQKGDRCLKQVADILASAMQRKSDMAARYGGEEFLLVLPGTDAKDAIGVAASIREQIIAANIEHDRSPVAPFLTISIGISSIVPNGEIEMDSLVWTADKALYAVKGSGRNNFRYEPVCVAVESSSQLLG; this is translated from the coding sequence ATGTCGATTTCAGCTAAAACCACTGCCTTGATTTTGCTGATGGGTATTCTGCTTTCATTTTCCGCCTTTTTTATCCAGCGCAGCGTGATCTATCCGGCTTTCCACGACATCGAAGTTGATTACGCCAAAGATAATATTGACCGGGTCATCGGGCGGCTGGAGGCTCAGCGGGAAATCATTGATGCCACGGTATATGACTGGACTGCATGGGATGATACTTATTCATTCATCCGGACGGGAAATCCAGATTACATCGCCTCAAACCTGTACCCGGACACTTTTCTCAACTTTGGATTCGACGTTGCTCTTTTTCTCAACCTTGCCGGGGAACCGGTCTGGGGCGGCGTTTTCGACTTCTCTTCGGAGGACGGGTACGTCAATCTGACAGAGACCCACCTCGACGGCATTGTGTCGGCGATAGGGGGTTACAGGGAACGGATTGACTTTGGGGATAGCATCGAAAACCAGAGTGCGAGCGGTGTTGTCCTGGTTGATGAGATTCCGGTTTTGTTTGCGATGCGGCCAATCGTACGAAGTGATGGTACCGGCCCCCACGCAGGCTATGTGGTGTTTGGGCAGTTTCTGCGTGACGGCCTTATAGACAGGTTTTCGGAACAGCTTGTCCAGGACTTCAGCATCGAGCCGGTGTCGGAGTCTGGTGGCTCGGAAGACCCAGGCGACTACACATTAGATGTTATCGACCAGGCGTCTCTCTCCGCGTCAAAGATCTACAGCATAAATGGAACGCCAAGCCTGAGGGCAACCGCGATTATGCCTCGAAACATCACCGAACTGGGCAGGGAAATTACCCAATTCGGCATCGTCCTGCTGGTCTTGCTATGCGGGTTTTTCGCCGCTGCACTGTTGCTATTGTTCCGGCGAATTGTGGTAAAACCGATCATGAGCCTGAGGGCGGATATATCCAATATATCCAATGGCATGGATTACTCCTTCAGGTCCAGTATCAGAAATAACGATGAAATCGGAGCCCTGTCGCGAGAGTTCAATTCGATGTTAGCGACGATCGAAGCAAACAACATGGAACTGCTTTGGCTAAATACCGAATTGACCTTGAAGCATCAGAAGGTGCTTGAAGTCCAGGGTGACCTCCAGGAGGCCAATGCGGAGCTGAAACGGTTGTCAGAGCACGATCCTCTCACCGGCCTCTCGAACCGGCTGGCCCTTGAGAAAAAGCTTAAGCAGGCCTGGGAGATACTATGCAGGACCGGGGATCCTCTCTCGGTCATTCTGGTTGATATTGACTTCTTCAAGCTCTACAACGACCGCTACGGGCATCAAAAGGGAGACCGATGCCTGAAGCAGGTTGCTGATATCCTGGCGAGTGCCATGCAGCGCAAATCGGACATGGCTGCACGATACGGTGGTGAGGAATTCCTTTTAGTTCTTCCAGGAACAGATGCCAAAGACGCTATCGGTGTCGCCGCTTCTATACGGGAGCAGATCATTGCGGCCAATATTGAGCATGATCGCAGCCCTGTCGCGCCATTCCTGACTATCAGCATCGGCATCTCGTCGATTGTGCCCAATGGCGAGATTGAGATGGATAGCCTTGTCTGGACGGCAGACAAGGCTCTATACGCAGTCAAGGGGAGCGGCAGAAACAATTTCAGATACGAGCCAGTCTGTGTAGCTGTCGAAAGCAGTAGTCAGCTATTGGGGTAA
- a CDS encoding homocysteine S-methyltransferase family protein translates to MRKLLDNNPFILMEAAIVEQLRRSEEVRLHGTLVNAPLIYDPVARDIMSAIYLEYMNLAHDRNLPMLVCTPTWRANQTRVKESDVSNTVNVDAVSFIRELRDSGGDRNTQVRIGGMIGCQNDCYHPDEGLSAPDAQQFHTWQIQELVRGGVDFLIAETLPNVQEALGIAKAMEITGVPYIISFVISRDGRVLDGSSLEAAINLIDSNTSQPPLGYMVNCAHPSFLCPEEQPGDIFTRLIGYQANASSFDHCDLDKADELQTDDVNEWGQLMLTLNNTYGVQILGGCCGTSIEHLACLTGE, encoded by the coding sequence ATGAGAAAACTGCTCGATAACAACCCGTTTATCTTGATGGAAGCTGCAATTGTAGAGCAGCTGCGGCGTTCTGAAGAGGTTCGTCTTCATGGCACTCTCGTAAATGCGCCCTTGATTTATGACCCTGTCGCCAGAGACATCATGAGCGCCATCTACCTGGAATACATGAACCTGGCACATGACAGAAATTTACCAATGCTTGTCTGCACACCCACTTGGCGAGCGAACCAAACCAGGGTGAAGGAATCCGATGTCAGCAATACCGTCAATGTGGATGCGGTTTCTTTTATACGAGAACTCCGTGATTCCGGCGGTGATCGCAACACGCAGGTAAGGATTGGCGGAATGATCGGATGCCAGAACGACTGCTACCATCCTGATGAAGGATTGTCGGCGCCGGATGCCCAACAGTTCCACACATGGCAAATTCAGGAGCTGGTCAGAGGAGGCGTGGATTTCCTGATTGCTGAAACGCTCCCGAATGTTCAGGAAGCGCTGGGTATCGCAAAGGCAATGGAGATAACCGGTGTTCCCTACATTATCAGTTTTGTGATTTCCAGAGACGGGCGCGTGCTGGATGGTTCCAGTCTTGAGGCTGCGATTAATTTAATCGACTCAAATACGAGTCAGCCCCCCCTTGGTTATATGGTGAATTGTGCTCATCCGTCGTTTCTATGCCCCGAAGAACAGCCTGGCGACATTTTTACTCGACTGATTGGCTACCAGGCCAATGCTTCGTCATTCGATCACTGCGATCTGGACAAGGCTGATGAGTTGCAGACTGATGATGTGAATGAATGGGGACAACTGATGTTAACGCTGAACAACACATACGGAGTGCAGATACTGGGGGGATGTTGTGGGACCAGTATTGAGCATTTAGCTTGCCTGACAGGCGAGTAA
- the mmsB gene encoding 3-hydroxyisobutyrate dehydrogenase — protein sequence MATITFIGLGNMGGPMAANLVKAGHDVTVFDLSKDAVQALVAEGAKTADTAHEAAKGAECVITMLPAGQHVEAVYLGEDGLLAKLPEGTLVIDSSTIAPETARGVAEEATARKIPFLDAPVSGGVGGAKAGTLTFICGGAEDTFNKAKPILENMGKNIFHAGDHGSGQVAKICNNMLLAILMAGTSEALALGVKNGLDPAVLSEVMKQSSGGNWALNVYNPWPGVMEGVPASRGYEGGFLVNLMNKDLGLAFDNAVKNHASIPMGSLARNLFEIHAGQGNGTLDFSSIQRLYKPE from the coding sequence ATGGCAACGATTACCTTTATCGGCTTGGGCAACATGGGTGGCCCCATGGCCGCAAATCTCGTAAAGGCCGGTCATGATGTGACTGTGTTTGACCTGTCAAAAGATGCGGTACAGGCACTGGTCGCCGAAGGTGCCAAAACGGCGGACACTGCGCACGAAGCGGCTAAAGGTGCCGAATGCGTGATCACCATGCTGCCCGCTGGCCAGCACGTAGAGGCGGTGTATCTGGGCGAGGATGGTCTGTTGGCGAAGTTGCCTGAAGGCACACTGGTGATCGATTCCTCCACCATTGCCCCAGAAACGGCCCGTGGTGTCGCGGAAGAAGCAACGGCCCGCAAGATTCCATTTCTGGACGCCCCTGTCTCTGGCGGTGTGGGTGGCGCCAAAGCCGGCACTCTGACATTTATCTGTGGTGGCGCCGAGGATACCTTCAACAAAGCCAAGCCGATTCTTGAGAACATGGGCAAGAATATCTTCCATGCGGGGGATCACGGTTCCGGCCAAGTGGCGAAGATCTGCAATAACATGCTGCTGGCAATCCTGATGGCAGGCACCAGCGAAGCTCTGGCGCTTGGCGTCAAGAATGGTCTGGATCCTGCGGTGCTGTCTGAAGTCATGAAACAGAGCTCGGGCGGTAACTGGGCGTTGAACGTATACAACCCGTGGCCGGGAGTGATGGAAGGCGTGCCTGCCTCCCGTGGCTATGAAGGTGGCTTCCTCGTAAACCTGATGAATAAGGATCTGGGGCTGGCTTTCGACAACGCAGTGAAAAACCATGCGTCCATTCCCATGGGTTCACTGGCCCGAAACCTCTTTGAGATTCACGCGGGGCAGGGTAACGGTACTCTCGATTTCTCCAGCATCCAGCGTTTGTACAAGCCGGAGTAA
- a CDS encoding enoyl-CoA hydratase/isomerase family protein, with the protein MSDQPIVFEEWSTGDGALIAVARLNTPKALNSLSLEMIRLLTPQLKRWAEDDLIRAVWLEAEGDKAFCAGGDIVALYRSMTEPQGASVGEAFFSEEYELDYLIHTFPKPVVCWGHGIVMGGGMGIMEGASHRVVTEGSKLAMPEITIGLYPDVAAGWFLNKTPGRTGLFLGLTGARLNAADALFTGLADRFIKHELKAGVIESLKQRDWKGQDAHAMVSSVLRQYEQQSADALPESPVRTHFDEINRVTDADSLEAVVSQLRELSGGDGWVAKATKSLAAASPTSLALVWKHLHGCVHDSLKEVLDKELVLSQKCLSKGEFAEGIRALLIDKDQQPRWRYASLAEMESAWIDDFFE; encoded by the coding sequence ATGAGTGATCAACCCATCGTTTTTGAAGAGTGGTCTACGGGTGATGGCGCACTGATTGCCGTGGCGCGACTGAACACGCCCAAGGCGCTCAACTCGCTGTCCCTGGAGATGATTCGCCTGCTGACGCCACAGCTGAAGCGCTGGGCGGAAGATGATCTCATCCGTGCCGTCTGGCTCGAAGCCGAAGGCGACAAGGCCTTTTGCGCCGGTGGTGACATCGTGGCTCTGTACCGCAGTATGACGGAGCCTCAGGGCGCCAGTGTGGGCGAGGCCTTCTTCTCCGAGGAATACGAGCTGGATTACCTGATTCACACCTTCCCCAAGCCTGTTGTTTGCTGGGGCCATGGCATCGTCATGGGCGGTGGCATGGGGATCATGGAAGGTGCTTCCCATCGCGTGGTTACCGAAGGCTCCAAACTCGCCATGCCGGAGATCACCATTGGCCTTTATCCGGATGTGGCCGCCGGCTGGTTCCTGAACAAAACCCCCGGCCGCACGGGCCTGTTTTTGGGACTGACCGGCGCCCGGCTGAATGCCGCCGATGCGCTGTTTACCGGGCTGGCGGACCGCTTTATAAAGCATGAGCTCAAAGCCGGTGTTATAGAAAGCCTCAAGCAACGTGATTGGAAAGGGCAGGACGCCCATGCAATGGTAAGCAGTGTGCTGCGGCAGTATGAGCAGCAAAGTGCAGACGCTCTGCCAGAATCGCCCGTTCGTACCCATTTCGATGAAATAAACCGGGTGACGGATGCGGACTCTCTCGAAGCCGTTGTCAGCCAGTTGCGCGAGCTTTCAGGTGGCGATGGCTGGGTAGCGAAAGCAACAAAATCCCTGGCTGCGGCATCACCTACTTCACTGGCACTGGTCTGGAAGCATTTGCACGGTTGTGTGCATGACAGCCTGAAGGAAGTTCTCGATAAGGAGCTGGTGCTCTCACAGAAATGCCTGAGCAAAGGTGAATTTGCCGAAGGCATTCGTGCGCTGCTGATCGACAAAGACCAGCAGCCGCGGTGGCGCTACGCTTCGCTGGCGGAAATGGAAAGCGCCTGGATCGACGACTTCTTCGAATAA
- a CDS encoding enoyl-CoA hydratase: protein MSDLIQLEKRGHIAVMTINNPPANTWTKESLAALVTTINDLNDDRNIFALVVTGQGEKFFSAGADLKAFADGDIANASDMGKAFGEAFSTLSAFRGVSIAAVNGYAMGGGLECAMACDIRIAEEQAQMALPEAGVGLLPCAGGTQNLPWLVGEGWAKRMILCGERVTAEKALQIGLVEEVVPTGKSLDKALELAEMACKQSPSSTARCKTLVMSARDGRSHADGWRMERELFVELFSTEDQREGVNAFLEKRKPEWKNR, encoded by the coding sequence ATGAGTGATCTGATTCAGCTCGAAAAACGCGGACACATTGCGGTAATGACCATCAACAACCCGCCGGCGAACACTTGGACCAAAGAGTCCCTGGCGGCCCTGGTTACCACCATTAATGATCTGAATGATGACAGGAACATCTTTGCGTTGGTCGTGACCGGGCAGGGCGAAAAGTTTTTCTCCGCCGGCGCTGATTTGAAGGCGTTTGCCGATGGCGATATTGCCAATGCCAGCGACATGGGAAAGGCCTTTGGCGAGGCTTTTTCGACGCTGAGTGCGTTCCGCGGCGTGTCGATTGCGGCTGTGAACGGGTACGCCATGGGCGGTGGTCTGGAATGTGCTATGGCCTGTGATATCCGTATTGCCGAAGAGCAGGCCCAAATGGCACTGCCAGAGGCGGGCGTTGGTTTGCTGCCCTGTGCCGGTGGCACCCAGAACCTGCCGTGGCTTGTCGGTGAAGGCTGGGCCAAGCGAATGATCCTGTGTGGCGAGCGCGTCACCGCAGAGAAAGCACTGCAGATTGGACTGGTGGAAGAGGTGGTGCCAACCGGCAAGAGTCTGGACAAGGCGCTGGAACTGGCGGAAATGGCCTGTAAACAAAGCCCGTCCTCCACAGCACGTTGCAAGACCCTGGTGATGAGCGCCCGTGATGGCCGCAGCCATGCTGACGGTTGGCGCATGGAGCGGGAGTTGTTTGTTGAGCTGTTCTCCACCGAAGACCAGAGAGAAGGCGTTAACGCATTTCTGGAGAAGCGCAAACCGGAATGGAAAAACCGCTGA
- a CDS encoding acyl-CoA dehydrogenase family protein has protein sequence MDFNLTEDQFAFREAARAFAEKSMAPHAAKWDDEHIFPVDMMKEAGEMGFMGLYTPEALGGMGLSRLDTSVIVEELAAACPSTAAFITIHNMATWMVASFASDDLKQEIVPKLASGEWLASYCLTEPGAGSDAASLRTKAVRDGDSYLINGSKVFISGAGSTDILVLMARTGAPDSGSKGISTFVIPADADGITYGKNEEKMGWHSQPTRMVSLENVRIPASNRVGEEGDGFAIAMKGLDGGRLNIATCSLGGAQAALLRARNYMHEREQFGKPLAAFQALQFKLADMATNLVAARQMVRLGAFKLDNADPEATLHCAMAKRFATDACFEVVNEALQLHGGYGYIREYPLERYLRDLRVHQILEGTNEIMRLIVARRLLDDGVAEAIQ, from the coding sequence ATGGACTTTAACCTGACCGAAGACCAGTTCGCCTTCCGCGAAGCAGCGCGTGCGTTCGCCGAGAAATCCATGGCGCCTCACGCAGCGAAGTGGGATGACGAGCATATTTTTCCGGTAGATATGATGAAAGAAGCTGGCGAGATGGGCTTTATGGGCCTGTACACGCCAGAGGCACTGGGTGGCATGGGGCTTTCCCGTCTCGACACCTCGGTCATTGTGGAGGAGCTGGCAGCCGCCTGCCCGTCCACAGCCGCCTTCATCACGATTCACAATATGGCGACCTGGATGGTCGCCAGCTTCGCCTCCGACGACCTCAAACAGGAAATCGTACCGAAACTGGCCAGCGGTGAATGGCTGGCTTCCTATTGCCTGACAGAGCCTGGCGCCGGGTCCGATGCTGCCAGCCTGCGGACCAAGGCGGTTCGTGATGGTGACAGCTACCTGATCAATGGCAGCAAGGTCTTTATTTCCGGTGCCGGCAGCACCGATATTCTGGTTCTGATGGCCCGCACCGGCGCGCCCGACAGCGGATCAAAGGGCATTTCCACCTTTGTCATTCCCGCGGATGCCGACGGCATTACCTACGGCAAGAATGAAGAGAAAATGGGCTGGCACAGTCAGCCGACCCGTATGGTCAGTCTCGAGAACGTGCGTATTCCTGCTTCCAATCGTGTGGGTGAAGAGGGTGATGGTTTTGCCATTGCCATGAAAGGCCTTGATGGCGGCCGTCTCAATATCGCCACCTGCTCTCTGGGTGGTGCCCAGGCCGCTCTGCTGCGTGCTCGCAACTATATGCATGAGCGGGAACAGTTCGGCAAGCCACTGGCAGCGTTTCAGGCGCTGCAGTTCAAACTGGCGGATATGGCAACCAACCTGGTTGCGGCTCGCCAGATGGTGCGCCTGGGTGCATTCAAACTGGATAACGCAGACCCGGAAGCGACCCTGCACTGCGCCATGGCGAAACGTTTCGCCACCGACGCCTGTTTTGAGGTGGTCAATGAGGCCCTGCAGCTCCACGGCGGCTATGGCTATATTCGCGAATACCCACTGGAGCGCTATCTGCGCGACCTGCGAGTGCACCAGATTCTGGAAGGCACGAACGAAATCATGCGCCTGATCGTCGCCCGTCGTCTGCTTGATGACGGTGTGGCAGAAGCGATCCAATAA
- a CDS encoding CoA-acylating methylmalonate-semialdehyde dehydrogenase produces MKNVPLYIAGEFIQSQTKDWIEVTNPATNEVIAKAPSTTHAEMEQAIKYAGEVFKTWKETPVSERARVMLRYQALLKEHHDEIAEILAQETGKTFEDAKGDVWRGIEVVEHAGNVASLMMGETVENVAREVDTHSWIQPLGVCAGITPFNFPAMIPLWMFPMAIACGNTFILKPSEQDPLTPMRLAELFEHAGAPKGVLQVVHGGKEQVDTLLTDPAIKAVSFVGSVPVGRYIYETGTRNMKRVQSFAGAKNHMVIMPDADKKQVINALVGASVGAAGQRCMAISVAVFVGEAQQWIPELKEAMASARPGAWDDAGASYGPIISAKAKDRIESLIATGEAQGANLLLDGRGCTVDGLPDGNWVGPTLFSGVTTEMDIYNEEIFGPVLSCMEVDHLGDAIEVINNSPYGNGTSIFTSSGGAARRFQHEIDVGQVGVNIPIPVPLPFFSFTGWKGSFYGDQHAYGKQAVRFYTETKTVTSRWFSSEATAEANFSIQLR; encoded by the coding sequence ATGAAAAACGTACCACTGTATATTGCCGGTGAATTCATCCAGAGCCAGACCAAGGACTGGATTGAAGTTACCAACCCCGCCACCAACGAAGTGATCGCCAAGGCTCCGAGCACGACCCATGCGGAAATGGAGCAGGCTATCAAGTATGCCGGTGAAGTATTCAAGACCTGGAAAGAAACGCCTGTTTCGGAGCGTGCCCGGGTAATGCTCCGCTATCAGGCACTCCTGAAAGAACACCATGACGAGATTGCCGAAATCCTCGCGCAGGAAACCGGCAAAACGTTTGAGGACGCCAAAGGGGATGTCTGGCGTGGTATTGAAGTGGTCGAGCACGCCGGAAATGTCGCGTCTCTGATGATGGGCGAGACGGTTGAGAACGTGGCCCGTGAAGTGGACACCCACTCCTGGATCCAGCCGCTGGGTGTTTGCGCCGGTATTACGCCATTTAACTTCCCGGCCATGATTCCTCTATGGATGTTCCCGATGGCGATTGCCTGCGGTAACACCTTTATCCTGAAGCCGTCTGAGCAGGACCCGCTGACACCGATGCGTCTGGCTGAGTTGTTTGAGCATGCCGGCGCGCCCAAGGGCGTTCTTCAGGTTGTTCACGGTGGTAAAGAACAGGTTGATACCCTGCTGACGGATCCGGCCATCAAGGCGGTGTCTTTCGTTGGCTCCGTTCCGGTTGGCCGCTATATCTACGAAACAGGCACCCGCAACATGAAGCGTGTTCAGAGCTTCGCCGGTGCCAAGAACCATATGGTTATCATGCCGGACGCTGACAAGAAACAGGTGATCAATGCTCTGGTTGGTGCCTCTGTTGGTGCGGCAGGTCAGCGCTGTATGGCCATATCCGTGGCAGTATTCGTGGGCGAAGCCCAACAGTGGATTCCGGAACTGAAAGAAGCCATGGCCAGCGCTCGCCCGGGTGCCTGGGACGACGCTGGCGCCAGTTATGGTCCGATCATCAGTGCCAAGGCAAAAGATCGTATTGAATCACTGATTGCCACGGGCGAAGCCCAAGGTGCCAACCTGCTGCTTGATGGCCGCGGCTGCACTGTTGATGGCCTGCCGGACGGCAACTGGGTTGGGCCAACGCTGTTCTCCGGCGTGACAACCGAGATGGACATCTACAACGAAGAAATCTTTGGTCCTGTTCTGTCCTGTATGGAAGTGGATCATCTGGGAGATGCCATCGAGGTGATCAACAACAGCCCATACGGTAACGGTACCTCCATCTTTACCAGTTCAGGTGGCGCAGCCCGCCGCTTCCAGCACGAGATCGATGTAGGTCAGGTGGGCGTTAACATTCCCATTCCGGTGCCCCTGCCGTTCTTCTCGTTCACCGGCTGGAAAGGTTCTTTCTACGGTGACCAGCACGCATACGGCAAGCAGGCTGTGCGCTTCTACACGGAAACCAAAACGGTTACCTCGCGCTGGTTCTCCAGTGAGGCGACGGCGGAAGCGAACTTCTCTATCCAGTTGCGTTGA
- a CDS encoding AraC family transcriptional regulator has product MTQTSQWPVPQDSIRYVVPAPIIRLLASHPLTRDLYPLAFGHYRRATGHHMHREHHSDNLLIYCTEGKAFLNVQGEPYTVEAGDLLLLPAGANHRYTADPDNPWTIHWVHYTGPLAEDFRNYMGFDSPTRIRHLGRQPRLLVDFNGLLSVRQTGFRARGLIHAANRLRQLLAAVPINADETSHDRKVELDTIHNYMREHLDERIALEQLADLAGLSPAHFATRYREQTGTSPIQHFLHLKVERACQILDTTELSFAEISRRLGYDDSYYFSRLFKKVMGQSPRDYRHTARH; this is encoded by the coding sequence ATGACCCAAACCTCACAATGGCCTGTACCCCAGGACAGCATCCGCTATGTGGTACCAGCGCCAATCATCAGGCTGCTGGCAAGTCACCCGTTAACGCGGGACTTATACCCCCTGGCGTTCGGCCATTACCGCAGGGCCACCGGGCACCATATGCACCGGGAACACCACAGCGACAATCTTTTGATTTACTGCACGGAAGGCAAAGCTTTTCTGAATGTTCAGGGTGAACCCTATACGGTGGAGGCCGGTGATCTGTTGCTGTTACCGGCGGGCGCCAATCATCGTTACACCGCTGACCCGGACAATCCCTGGACAATTCACTGGGTACACTACACCGGACCTCTTGCCGAGGATTTCCGCAATTACATGGGGTTTGATAGCCCTACCCGGATCCGCCACCTTGGCCGCCAACCCCGACTTCTGGTGGATTTCAACGGCCTGCTGTCGGTTCGCCAGACCGGCTTTCGGGCCCGGGGCCTGATTCATGCCGCGAACCGCCTTCGACAGCTGTTGGCAGCTGTGCCTATCAACGCCGACGAAACCAGCCATGATCGCAAGGTCGAACTCGACACCATCCACAACTACATGCGCGAGCACCTGGACGAGAGAATCGCACTGGAGCAGCTTGCGGATCTCGCCGGCCTATCGCCGGCGCATTTTGCGACCCGTTACCGGGAGCAGACCGGGACCTCGCCCATCCAGCATTTCCTGCACCTGAAAGTAGAGCGGGCCTGTCAGATTCTGGATACAACGGAGCTCAGTTTTGCGGAAATCAGCCGGCGCCTCGGATATGACGACTCTTACTATTTTTCCAGGCTTTTCAAGAAGGTCATGGGGCAGTCGCCACGGGATTACCGACACACAGCACGGCACTGA
- a CDS encoding SRPBCC family protein yields the protein MAMYTIEINETFDVPRHRVFALFADHNSFGKLLGAPVKRIKDSQDADPNGIGSVRKIGIGPVGLEETVTNFEPDSLIEYTITSMSPIKNHLGRIRFDDTPEGHTQISYTITFEDIVPFTGKVVSSALEKGIRRGIRQVPKLAKQR from the coding sequence ATGGCCATGTACACCATTGAAATCAATGAAACATTTGATGTTCCCCGTCACAGGGTTTTCGCCCTGTTTGCCGACCACAACAGTTTTGGCAAATTGCTGGGGGCACCGGTAAAACGCATCAAGGACAGCCAGGATGCCGACCCGAACGGCATCGGCTCTGTCCGCAAGATCGGTATTGGACCGGTCGGCCTGGAGGAGACCGTGACCAACTTCGAGCCGGATTCGCTGATCGAATACACCATTACCAGCATGAGCCCGATCAAGAACCACCTGGGCCGGATCCGTTTTGACGACACACCGGAAGGCCATACTCAAATCAGTTACACCATCACCTTCGAGGACATTGTGCCGTTCACCGGCAAGGTCGTCAGTTCTGCTCTCGAAAAGGGTATTCGTAGAGGAATCAGGCAGGTACCGAAACTGGCGAAGCAACGTTGA